A window from Leguminivora glycinivorella isolate SPB_JAAS2020 chromosome 16, LegGlyc_1.1, whole genome shotgun sequence encodes these proteins:
- the LOC125234720 gene encoding BAG family molecular chaperone regulator 2 isoform X3, giving the protein MLIAVLDQVEMRVERLRRDTVRIEEERDSLLSTLDSVKHSELLADVSECDRDDISRYAERILARALTVEVCVRTDRDPQQEEALHQVNMYIDQLVVSVQEDACTAHARCQAYMAACSSASDSAATDKNFETAILGCTLDDQKRIKKRLQGLMDYFAKKNVTSCS; this is encoded by the exons AT GCTGATAGCGGTGCTGGACCAGGTAGAGATGCGAGTGGAGCGCCTCCGACGAGACACAGTGCGCATCGAGGAGGAGCGTGATTCCCTACTCTCCACATTGGACAGTGTCAAACACTCGGAGCTGCTTGCGGATGTTTCAGAAT GCGACAGAGACGACATCTCGCGGTACGCCGAACGCATCCTAGCGCGCGCCCTCACAGTGGAGGTGTGTGTGCGCACCGACCGCGACCCGCAGCAGGAGGAGGCTTTGCATCAG GTGAACATGTACATCGACCAGCTAGTGGTGTCCGTGCAGGAGGACGCGTGCACGGCGCACGCGCGCTGCCAGGCCTACATGGCCGCCTGCTCCAGCGCCTCCGACTCGGCCGCCACCGACAAGAACTTCGAGACCGCCATCCTCGGCTGCACGCTCGACGACCAGAAGCGAATCAAGAAACGTCTCCAGGGACTCATGGACTACTTCGCCAAGAAGAATGTCACTTCGTGCTCGTGA
- the LOC125234458 gene encoding uncharacterized protein LOC125234458: MCIKRLILVLAVLFVNCDSSRESQCIDYYKTGNNFDLGTLQGNWYAVYFWPPNSRQRRSCEVASFKKSSQSEVISLQNVCSNSNVSVSTSSVQSSYVNSVGKLTTVTYYGDDEVKSLYRSCDRIYKYLFIPVKDNYVMGINCSSGGRGVLLAKNLESATEIQRIVESVDVMTGREGSSDCPLKR, encoded by the coding sequence ATGTGCATTAAGCGTTTGATCCTAGTTTTGGCAGTGTTATTTGTAAACTGTGACAGTTCCAGAGAATCTCAATGCATAGATTATTACAAAACGGGAAATAATTTTGATCTGGGTACCCTTCAAGGAAACTGGTACGCTGTGTACTTCTGGCCACCGAACAGCCGACAGAGAAGAAGTTGTGAAGTAGCTAGTTTCAAAAAGTCATCTCAGAGTGAAGTAATTTCACTACAAAACGTTTGTTCCAACTCTAATGTATCTGTGAGCACCAGCAGTGTACAATCGTCGTATGTAAACAGCGTTGGGAAGTTGACCACGGTAACTTACTACGGAGATGACGAAGTCAAATCCCTCTACCGCTCGTGCGATCGGATCTACAAGTATCTGTTCATCCCTGTGAAGGACAATTATGTGATGGGAATCAACTGTTCGTCGGGAGGCCGGGGCGTGCTTTTGGCGAAGAACTTGGAGTCGGCTACAGAAATCCAGAGAATCGTTGAGAGTGTAGATGTCATGACTGGGAGAGAAGGGAGCTCGGACTGTCCTCTGAAACGTTGA
- the LOC125234457 gene encoding ras-related protein Rab-23, protein MREEELEVALKVVIVGDGGVGKSSMIQRYCRGTFTRDYKKTIGVDFLERQIEIDGEEVRLMLWDTAGQEEFDAITKAYYRGAHACVLAFSTTDRDSFLALHSWKLKVENECGEIPTIIVQNKIDLMDQCVVGPDEAELVARALGCRLMRASVKEDVNVGAVFRALAARCLADQRRDEEDVPPCAVSTPVIGNFTNLSSNGTILLRPVKARPGGKKKNVLRNACRIL, encoded by the exons ATGCGTGAGGAGGAGCTGGAGGTGGCGCTGAAGGTGGTGATCGTTGGCGATGGAGGGGTCGGCAAGAGCAGCATGATCCAGCGGTACTGCCGAGGGACCTTCACGAGGGATTACAAGAAGACGATTGGGGTTGACTTCTTAGAGAGACAAATCGA GATCGATGGCGAGGAGGTGCGGCTCATGCTGTGGGACACGGCGGGGCAGGAGGAGTTCGACGCCATCACGAAGGCGTACTATCGCGGCGCGCATGCGTGCGTGCTCGCCTTCTCGACTACAGACCGGGATTCCTTCCTCGCGCTGCACTCGTGGAAGCTCAAG GTAGAGAATGAATGCGGAGAAATCCCAACTATCatagttcaaaataaaatagatcTAATGGACCAGTGCGTCGTTGGACC AGATGAAGCAGAGCTAGTGGCTCGAGCGCTAGGCTGCCGGCTGATGCGAGCGTCAGTGAAAGAAGACGTGAACGTCGGCGCCGTGTTCCGCGCGCTGGCGGCGCGCTGCCTCGCCGACCAGCGGCGCGACGAGGAGGACGTGCCGCCCTGCGCCGTCAGCACGCCCGTCATAG GCAACTTCACGAACCTGAGCAGCAACGGCACAATCCTGCTGCGGCCGGTGAAGGCGCGGCCCGGCGGCAAAAAGAAGAACGTACTCAGGAACGCTTGCCGGATACTTTAA
- the LOC125234720 gene encoding BAG family molecular chaperone regulator 2 isoform X1 — MEVDQFASDWSYTGEGSRLPLIDESTALGTQAPKDRLIAVLDQVEMRVERLRRDTVRIEEERDSLLSTLDSVKHSELLADVSECDRDDISRYAERILARALTVEVCVRTDRDPQQEEALHQVNMYIDQLVVSVQEDACTAHARCQAYMAACSSASDSAATDKNFETAILGCTLDDQKRIKKRLQGLMDYFAKKNVTSCS; from the exons ATGGAAGTGGATCAGTTCGCGAGTGATTGGAGCTACACCGGCGAAGGGTCTCGGCTGCCGCTTATTGACGAATCGACGGCTCTAGGAACTCAAGCTCCAAAAGACAG GCTGATAGCGGTGCTGGACCAGGTAGAGATGCGAGTGGAGCGCCTCCGACGAGACACAGTGCGCATCGAGGAGGAGCGTGATTCCCTACTCTCCACATTGGACAGTGTCAAACACTCGGAGCTGCTTGCGGATGTTTCAGAAT GCGACAGAGACGACATCTCGCGGTACGCCGAACGCATCCTAGCGCGCGCCCTCACAGTGGAGGTGTGTGTGCGCACCGACCGCGACCCGCAGCAGGAGGAGGCTTTGCATCAG GTGAACATGTACATCGACCAGCTAGTGGTGTCCGTGCAGGAGGACGCGTGCACGGCGCACGCGCGCTGCCAGGCCTACATGGCCGCCTGCTCCAGCGCCTCCGACTCGGCCGCCACCGACAAGAACTTCGAGACCGCCATCCTCGGCTGCACGCTCGACGACCAGAAGCGAATCAAGAAACGTCTCCAGGGACTCATGGACTACTTCGCCAAGAAGAATGTCACTTCGTGCTCGTGA
- the LOC125234720 gene encoding BAG family molecular chaperone regulator 2 isoform X2 gives MELSLDALGAVGRLIAVLDQVEMRVERLRRDTVRIEEERDSLLSTLDSVKHSELLADVSECDRDDISRYAERILARALTVEVCVRTDRDPQQEEALHQVNMYIDQLVVSVQEDACTAHARCQAYMAACSSASDSAATDKNFETAILGCTLDDQKRIKKRLQGLMDYFAKKNVTSCS, from the exons ATGGAGCTGTCACTGGACGCACTGGGGGCTGTCGGGAG GCTGATAGCGGTGCTGGACCAGGTAGAGATGCGAGTGGAGCGCCTCCGACGAGACACAGTGCGCATCGAGGAGGAGCGTGATTCCCTACTCTCCACATTGGACAGTGTCAAACACTCGGAGCTGCTTGCGGATGTTTCAGAAT GCGACAGAGACGACATCTCGCGGTACGCCGAACGCATCCTAGCGCGCGCCCTCACAGTGGAGGTGTGTGTGCGCACCGACCGCGACCCGCAGCAGGAGGAGGCTTTGCATCAG GTGAACATGTACATCGACCAGCTAGTGGTGTCCGTGCAGGAGGACGCGTGCACGGCGCACGCGCGCTGCCAGGCCTACATGGCCGCCTGCTCCAGCGCCTCCGACTCGGCCGCCACCGACAAGAACTTCGAGACCGCCATCCTCGGCTGCACGCTCGACGACCAGAAGCGAATCAAGAAACGTCTCCAGGGACTCATGGACTACTTCGCCAAGAAGAATGTCACTTCGTGCTCGTGA